Part of the Sulfuricurvum sp. genome is shown below.
TTTTCACTTTTTGCTACTGAAGCAAAGACAAATCTTCTTACAATACTAACAGACGATATAAATTCTATCGCACAAACCGCCAAAGATCAACGAGCCAATATCGATTATCTCCCCTACGTTATGAGTGTGTTTGACGGCGAAGAGCTCTCCCGCGCCGGAGCATCATCGCTGAAAGAGGCTCTTAGTTTAGTCGCGGGTGTCAATATCGCCAGTGACAATCTATCCCTTTTCAACCCCGTCTTTCGAGGTTCCAATCCGGTAGCTTACGGCCAAAGTAAACTTATCGTCGATGGTATCGAGGTTAATGACCTCTTCTTTGATGGCTATACCGCTTATCTAAGTATGCCGATCGATATGATTAAACGGATTGAAGTTGTCCGTGGTCCGGGCAGCTATAGTAACGGTCACAATGGCTATGCAGGCTCAATCATCATCACAACCTATAAATCTGAAATGTCCACCGGCGATAGCGGCCGATGGTTTACCTCAGTAGGAAACAACCGCACCGGCAAAATCGGCGGTTCATATGTGATGAAAGATGACGATTTTTCGTTTGCGGCAGATATCTATACTGTACACGATGATCTCTCCCTCTCATATGGAAAAGACGGTATGAGTAACGGCATCTTAAGTTATGATAGCCTAGGTATCAACAACCGCCCTCTTTCTCGATCAGGCAATGCCCCATCATCTACCGATGCAACTATGGCATCGGCTACTATCAGCAAAGGGGCTTTTTTCGCCGATGGACGGTTCTCCACCTATCAACATGGTTCAGAGGGTGGAATCAACTATGCTCTTGCCTCTGATGGAGATCACTACAACGTCGATCAATGGCACATAGGTGTCGGAGCCCACTATACTGCGGGAGATTTTGCAGGAACCATACAAGCGGCAACGACCCAAGATAGCTTCACAAGCCATCAATTATTAGGTCCTGTGGGACTGGTATTACCAAAACCTATAACATATTTTCCCGTTGTCACTTTTAATGACGGTTTTTATGGTATCCATGAAGCTTTTATCCGAACCTATCAGGTCAATAATACGCTCTCAGGCTCTGTATACGGCGGAGATGTCACAGTAGGACTACACGGATCATGGAGCAGTGTCAGCTCTGAGAAAACAATCACAACCGATAGAAACAGCGGAACCGGATTAACCGATTACTCAACGTCACTCCCATTTTTCAACCCTAACGGCTCTATCAATAATCAAACGGCGTACATCACCTATGAGCGTGCGCTTAGTACAAATTTGATCGGTTACGCTTCCCTTACACTCGATCATCGTAATGGGTTGGCAACACAAATCGATCCACGTTTTGCGGCCGTTTACACACTCGATCCGAATAATTTGCTCAAGTTTTCAATCTCCCGTGCACATAGGAATCCCTCTTGGCAAGAGATGTTTACCCTCAATAATAGCGCACGCTGGGGCAATCCCGATCTGCATCCTGAAACCGTCATAGCGTATGAGACCCAATACATCCATAAATTTGAAACGGATCATACCATTTCACTCAATCTTTTCCGCCTCGACAATAATGACCAAATCTATCTCCAATACAACGCACCCGCAAGACGTTATGAATATGTGAACGGATCAGAAAGCCTCATTCAAGGTTTTGAAGCAGAGTGGCGTAAACGCTATGATGACACCTCTTTTTACACAGCATACACCCATATTTGGGCCGAAGACGGTAACGGGGTGACACTACCTAATGCTCCGACTGATACAGCGCGAGGATTTATCACTCAAAGTTTCAATGAGAACTGGTATGCTTCAGTCGCCGGACGATGGCAAAGTGCCACACCCAGAGCTGTAGGTGACACAAGAGATGAGATGAAATCCATCGCTATAGTCGATACCTCTATCGGATATAAACTCCCTCGCCTTCACAGTGAAATCCAGTTGACTCTCAAAAATATATTCAATGAAACTGAGTTTTATCCAAGTCCAAAAGGGACTTATAACGATGATTATCCCGCGCTCGGACGTACTTATTTAATTACTTTAAGGGGAACATTTTGAAATACATACTATCACTATTACTTTTTGTAAACACATTGGCTTGGAGTGCATCGTATGATCCATTTTTACTTAATACGCATCTCTCTTTACTCCCAAAAATTGCTATGCTCGATAAAAATCTCGTTTCTCATAATAAATCTCCACTTAAAATTTTAATTGCTTATGAATATGGGGATGAAGAAACTGCGGAATCGTGTTCTAAAATTTTGATGACTAAATTTAATGGTAATGTCAACGGACATCCATTAATCGTGACGGTATTACCATTTGATAAACTCGATGCATCAAACTCTTACCATCTTATCTATGCCCTAAAAGCAAGTTTGTCTCAGCTCAAAAAAGTTCATAATGCCGTTGGGTCATCAGGGGCATTAACAGCCCTTTACGATGCGGATAAACTTGGAGATGACGGTCTTTTGCTCTCAATACAAATGGAGCGAGCTCCTGTTATCTTAATCAATTCAAAAGCACTTCGTGAAAACCGATTTTCATTTCCCGATAGTTTGCTTGAAATAGCTAGAATCATTTAACACTTAGTGTAGCTCTTTTTGGTTCATCTTCGCTTGTAATGTATTAGAAATATTCATTAAGGCAAAGGTGACAATAAAAATCATCAAGCCAGGAAAAAAACTTACCCACCAAGCAATATCTATCACCTCTTTACCGCCACTGAGGATACTCCCCCAACTCATCTGCGGTGCGCTAATCCCAAGCCCTAAAAATGAGAGACCTGATTCCGCCAAAATCGCCCCCCCTACACCGAATGTAAAACTCACTAAAACAATAGGGGCGAGTAATGGAGCATAATATTTGAACATTATTTTTAAAGGGTGTACGTGAGCAATATGGAGAATTCGGATAAACGGTTTAGAACCAATTGCAAAACTTTCAGATCGGATTAAACGTGCCGTTCCCATCCACCCAGTTATTGATATAATCAATATTAATACCCAGACAGAAGCATTAACATAGCTCACTAATGTTAAAAGTAAAAAAAGTGTCGGGAATGTCAAAAAAAGATCGACAATGATAATAAATATTTTATCAAATCCACCTCGCAATAATGCAGCACTGATACCATAAACTAATCCGATTATAGTTGATATAAATGCGCTTGCAAAGCCAATAATTAAAGAAACTTCACCACCTTGCATTAAACGGGCAAGCATATCACGACCAAGTCTATCGGTGCCAAGCCAATGGAACGATGATGGTGGAAGCAAGATAGATGTTTTGTCTAAATACGATGGATCAATAGTATAGAAGTAGGAGCCAAAAAATGAAAAAAAGATGACACCGACCAAAAGGGCGGTACTCATATAAAACATTACGCCTTGATTCCTAAAAGGGTCGTCATCATTTGATCGATAGTGGTTATTACCTTAGCAGCAGCACCGTAAGAGGTTTGATAACGGATCAAATTTGCCATCTCTTCATCAATATTTACTTTAGTAATAGAATCATACTCTTGTTTTATAGCATTAAATTGAGCGGTTATCGACTGGTTTGCAGTAATCGCTGCATTTGTCTGCGTACCAACTCGTGTTGCAACGACATCATAAAAACCATACAGAGTATCGGAAGTTGTTTTATTGCTACCTTCATTAAAATCCATAGAATTAAACTGAAGATTTACCATATCCAATGCAGTTTGGTTATCTCCGGCAGCAGGAGATTTGTACGCTGTAATATTGGTAGGGTTATTTTTCAAACTACTATTAAGGGAGATATCTCCAGAATTATACCCATCAAAAAATCGGCTCATACCTGTTACGCCGGCAAAATTTGTCCCATTATCTTGAATAGCAAACGTATAACCTGAAGTGGAATATGCACTGGAGAGAGAAAGACCTAAAACATTATTAGAAGAGACAAAAGAGGTACTCACTATATTGTTAATATCGTTTAGTCCATTATTGTCTTTGTTATCATCTTTTTGTATTTTAAGTTGTTCAACAATACTATTTGGGGTCACACCATCGCTTAAAAATGCTCCTGAGTTATCCATTACCGTCGAAGCATCTACAGTGATACTGCGTCGCCCCATTTCTTTTCCACTACTATCATACACTATAAAATCAAATGTACCGACTTTAAAATTTTCACCTGTACTCAAAAGTGTTTGATCTGATCCAAATGTCAGTGGATTAGACTGCATTGTATCAGTAGCACTTTGCGCATAGAGATTGTTGGTTGATTCAATGAGCCCTTTTGCAAAAATATCCAATGAATTTATTGTCTCTTGTAAAATTCCATTATCAAAAGAACCTTGAGAATTGATCGTACTTCCTCTTAATGCCAATAACGCCCCTACCTGACCACCTTTAATTGAATCAGCCAAAGGAAAACGGACCCCATCTTGACGTTCATAATAAATATCATTAAACTTACCAGCATTATTACTGCTATCCATCCCGATAGGATGGTATGTTGCGCCATCAACAATATTATAACCGCCTACTTGGATCAAATAATTTCCATTTTTTTCAGCAATATTACTATCAGCACCCATATTACTCATAATCTTATCAGAAGTTATAGTGGCACCAACAAGCTTTGTTAGAGACATTTCCAATACACCACGTTGATCACGCAAATCATTGGCATTACTCACCCCATCACTCTCTGCCAGTGAAATTGCTTTATTAATACTGGCAATTTGCTCCCCTATTCGGTTTACTTCATCAATGTTGGTTTTAATTTGACCATCTAACGAATTTTGTAAATCAGAGATTTGTGTACGAGTTTGAGCAATATGTTGTGTTAATGTTTGTGTTTGTTGCGCTAAAGCTACTTTTATAGAAGAATTATCAGGATTGGATGCAAGAGACTGCCATGAATCAAAATAGCTTTGCAAATCGGCTTTAATCCCAACATTCTGAATATCAGGAAAATAGGTAGAAAGCTCTTTTAAGTTTTTAGTCATTGCATCAGAATAGGATTGGTTTTGAGCACTTGTTGCATATCGGTTATAAACAAATTGATCAAAAACACGAGCAATTTCAGTTACTTGTGTCCCATTACCTTGCTGACCTGGAACAATACTAAGGGGCATTGCTTCTGAAGTGACAACACGTTGTCGCGTGTATCCTTCTGTATCAGCATTGGAGATATTGTGTCCTGTTGTATCGATGCCGATTTGCGCCGCATTTAAGCCACTATAGCCAATATGTAATGCACTAAAAATAGATCCCATCTTATACTCTCACTTCCAAAAATGAAGCCTCTTTTGAGATAACAGAGTTATACCCTTGCATTTGTGTAGGGAGAATTTTTTCTAACAATGAGTTATAAAATGCCCCTACACTCAGCACCATTTTTGCGTATTGTTGGTTGACTTCTCGCAATTTCGAGAGATGATTTTTTAGATTTTCCAATTGTTTATGCTCTTCGTCACCCAAAAGTTCCGCAAGAGGTTTTGTCGGCTCCAATGTCATCAATTTAGAAATCTCATGATCTATCATCGCTTTTTTATGTTCAAAACTTTTGATTTTTTCTTCTTTGAGTGCAAGACGATCAAACTGAGGATTATGCTTTGCTTCTTTAATATCATCAATATCTTCTAATGAAAGATGAATCAATTTATCGAGATCTTTGATAGCATTGTCTAATTGGAACGATAACATCATAAACTCCTAACCATGCATTTACTGCATCTATATTACGTCAGCTCTTGAGCGATCCTCTTGGCTAACGATTCAATATCGACACGATAGCTGCCGTTTTCGATAGAGGCTTTGAGCTCATCGATTCGACTTGTGTCACCTTGCTTCTGCACCTGTTGAACAGACTTCTCTTGCTCTTTAAGCTTTAGAGATCCATCCTGATATGCCCCTTTAATGAGGGAGCCGTTAATACTTGAAATCATCGTGATTCCTTATTATTTTGTTTATGATCGTGATACATAGAGTATCGACCAAAAACAAAAAAACTTTAGTGTTTTTCGGCTTTTTGACTCAAATGTTCAAACAACATTTGTGAAAATCCAAATCCTCCCGCACTGGCATTTGAAAGCTCTTCTCGATACATCGATTTAAAAATTTTATCACCCGGATCGTTGGAACTGGTAAAAACATTTTTTTCATCTTTCATTGCCTCATCCAACATCATTTTGATAATGATGGATTCAAATTGATCGGTTTTTTCATGAAGCGCTTTATCCCCCTCTTTTGTCCCGATGGTTGGAACTGCTTTTTGATAATTTACATTTGCTATTTCCATTAGATTACCTCTAAATCACACGAGATAGCACCTGCACTTTTCATTGCTTGAAAAATAGAGATCATCGCTTTCGGACTTGCACCTAGCTTTTGAAGTGAACGGGCTATATTGGCTACCGTAGTTGTCCCTTTTTGGGTATAAA
Proteins encoded:
- a CDS encoding TonB-dependent siderophore receptor — its product is MITRFSLALLLVPFSLFATEAKTNLLTILTDDINSIAQTAKDQRANIDYLPYVMSVFDGEELSRAGASSLKEALSLVAGVNIASDNLSLFNPVFRGSNPVAYGQSKLIVDGIEVNDLFFDGYTAYLSMPIDMIKRIEVVRGPGSYSNGHNGYAGSIIITTYKSEMSTGDSGRWFTSVGNNRTGKIGGSYVMKDDDFSFAADIYTVHDDLSLSYGKDGMSNGILSYDSLGINNRPLSRSGNAPSSTDATMASATISKGAFFADGRFSTYQHGSEGGINYALASDGDHYNVDQWHIGVGAHYTAGDFAGTIQAATTQDSFTSHQLLGPVGLVLPKPITYFPVVTFNDGFYGIHEAFIRTYQVNNTLSGSVYGGDVTVGLHGSWSSVSSEKTITTDRNSGTGLTDYSTSLPFFNPNGSINNQTAYITYERALSTNLIGYASLTLDHRNGLATQIDPRFAAVYTLDPNNLLKFSISRAHRNPSWQEMFTLNNSARWGNPDLHPETVIAYETQYIHKFETDHTISLNLFRLDNNDQIYLQYNAPARRYEYVNGSESLIQGFEAEWRKRYDDTSFYTAYTHIWAEDGNGVTLPNAPTDTARGFITQSFNENWYASVAGRWQSATPRAVGDTRDEMKSIAIVDTSIGYKLPRLHSEIQLTLKNIFNETEFYPSPKGTYNDDYPALGRTYLITLRGTF
- a CDS encoding ABC transporter permease; its protein translation is MFYMSTALLVGVIFFSFFGSYFYTIDPSYLDKTSILLPPSSFHWLGTDRLGRDMLARLMQGGEVSLIIGFASAFISTIIGLVYGISAALLRGGFDKIFIIIVDLFLTFPTLFLLLTLVSYVNASVWVLILIISITGWMGTARLIRSESFAIGSKPFIRILHIAHVHPLKIMFKYYAPLLAPIVLVSFTFGVGGAILAESGLSFLGLGISAPQMSWGSILSGGKEVIDIAWWVSFFPGLMIFIVTFALMNISNTLQAKMNQKELH
- the flgK gene encoding flagellar hook-associated protein FlgK, coding for MGSIFSALHIGYSGLNAAQIGIDTTGHNISNADTEGYTRQRVVTSEAMPLSIVPGQQGNGTQVTEIARVFDQFVYNRYATSAQNQSYSDAMTKNLKELSTYFPDIQNVGIKADLQSYFDSWQSLASNPDNSSIKVALAQQTQTLTQHIAQTRTQISDLQNSLDGQIKTNIDEVNRIGEQIASINKAISLAESDGVSNANDLRDQRGVLEMSLTKLVGATITSDKIMSNMGADSNIAEKNGNYLIQVGGYNIVDGATYHPIGMDSSNNAGKFNDIYYERQDGVRFPLADSIKGGQVGALLALRGSTINSQGSFDNGILQETINSLDIFAKGLIESTNNLYAQSATDTMQSNPLTFGSDQTLLSTGENFKVGTFDFIVYDSSGKEMGRRSITVDASTVMDNSGAFLSDGVTPNSIVEQLKIQKDDNKDNNGLNDINNIVSTSFVSSNNVLGLSLSSAYSTSGYTFAIQDNGTNFAGVTGMSRFFDGYNSGDISLNSSLKNNPTNITAYKSPAAGDNQTALDMVNLQFNSMDFNEGSNKTTSDTLYGFYDVVATRVGTQTNAAITANQSITAQFNAIKQEYDSITKVNIDEEMANLIRYQTSYGAAAKVITTIDQMMTTLLGIKA
- a CDS encoding flagellar biosynthesis anti-sigma factor FlgM gives rise to the protein MISSINGSLIKGAYQDGSLKLKEQEKSVQQVQKQGDTSRIDELKASIENGSYRVDIESLAKRIAQELT
- a CDS encoding rod-binding protein; amino-acid sequence: MEIANVNYQKAVPTIGTKEGDKALHEKTDQFESIIIKMMLDEAMKDEKNVFTSSNDPGDKIFKSMYREELSNASAGGFGFSQMLFEHLSQKAEKH